ACCATTGGTTTGCCAGCATGGATCctattaaaaatggattcagcataccaaaaaaaaaaaaaaaaaaaaacatgtacaaattGTAATCCTTTCTTCCGGAAGTGAACATCATAGCGTAATATTGCTATCTATCTGCTGGACTACAGCTTAATCAGGTGTAGTATAGTGTCGTGGAGTCGGCGAGCAGATCTTTTTCCACCTGGCATTGAGCACAGGGAGTGATACACCCTGTACAGCCAGTCAGTCATCACAGTGCTGACATTCAAAAAGCCAATTCAGATTTAGTGATGCAGAAACTCTTCATACCTCAAAGGTTCCTTGATTGGTCCACGTCACCTCCATGAGTACAAAGGACATGATGTCAGGGTATCTCTGAGAGAGGCTGAGGAGCTCCAGAAACAATATAAAGATCAAAATCTCCTTGACAAATTGAAACATGTCAACTTATCAAGTGCCTGTGCCAAAAGCTCAGCCTCCAGTGTGAGAACGATGTGGTAGCTAAGCTAGCAGCCAACCCCATCACCCATGTCTAACGCCCATTACTAAACCATTCATCTAAACTCCCTTACATTATTGAACTGTTCTCATTGATCGTTTAAAATGAACACTGACTGAAGCTGTCATAATACTatgacaagacaaaaaaaaaataagtggaAAACTGAACCAAACCTAAAATCAGTCCATTTAGTTTGGTTTTTCCATCTACTTTTTTAGTAACGTCTCTGTATTCTGAAACGCTTtaaggcacatgtgtcaaactcaaatctggtcctttggagcatccaatccTGAAAGTTCAAATTACTGAGAAAAAAattcatcattgtgtaaattaaactcaacactccttatatcacatgatggtagTCATTTACAAAATTTCTTCAATTTTCCCcaatttattacataatatttcccttaattaaatagaaattggtcagaaaatggaggacatttaaagtgaagaccctgttgtgACTGATatatcatttattgcttggatttgtcaatttcttacatatttttctttgttctttatacgtagaagtgcaaactaggacacaataatgttgacatttctcattttccagcataaaatctgtggtacagttgagatcaaactgctccgtatttggcccctggactaaaatgagtttaagaTAACGTGAGATATTCCTGGAATTTTAGTGATGTTATAACTGCATATTCAAATAAAGGAATGATAGCTTTTCATTGATGGAACAAGCTTTTGTGATGGTATTTCCTAAATGAGCACCACACAATAATAAATTGTTAATTATATGCAACCTGATGCAAATGTTTTGTAACgactaaaatgcaataaaaaaaaatgtatgtacataaaaatgtaaagcgTTACCCTCACTTGTGTTAAGTCAGGCAGCTCAACTAAAAGCTAATGTTGGCTCTATTGCTCTCTCTAGTGCTTGTCCAGGGAATTTGAATGGATCCTCTCAGAGGGAGAGCCGATGTTTTAATAACTACAGTTCTTTTGTCCCCAAGTGTGGAAATGGATGATTTTTTAGTGTGACTAAAACAAATTCTCAATATCTGTAATATCTGTGACTTGTTAGATGTTTTTCTGCCTGGATGTAAAGTTATTTCTCAGTGAATTCCAGTGAAgtactttttatttagtttaccaGGTAATTTGGCCCTGTATCTAGACCAGTGGTTGTCAACCTTTGACCCCCCCAAATAgaggtgccagagaccagggacccctaCTGCACCTGACGgtagttgaacacagacatgaacattgatgaacagtcatgtggagacagggccatctatatgGGGGAATAAAGGTGTAGGAACCCTGGTCGATGGTCAAAAGGCGGTAAAACACTGTCAGGAACAGACAATGGAAAAATGGACCAAGGAACATTTCTTCAAATCCCAGCCCTTCTTCCTGCAGACTCTTTGCTGACACTCATCCTCCCCAAAGAACAGACATTCCACAGAGATAACAGGGATGTAACCTGACACCCTACACCAGAGACATCTTTTTCAACATGACGAttgaaaaggaagaaataaaaataaaacctatacacCATCCAACGCTTTAAAGGCAGAACTATGATTTAAACTAATTCCAGGCTTCAACCATTTTTCTCTCCAGGAAAGAGACTCATTgtgtgcctccatctgacaTGTTTAAGCGCTAATGTAATCATCTTTtaagggaaatgtttataactcttcatattccatgatcattgatcaaagtgtttttgtcctcttttgttatgcttaaagctagaaataattcaaatcagtcatttaagtgATAATCAATTGAAATTGGCACACAGCCATCctccattttagacctaacatggtaacaccctatctagttttatgactctttgtttaacAAGCACATGTGGAATAGCCCCACCATcttgtcttctttacaggaaagttaagcctcccgcttctttctgccaaccaatcaggtttcactcacttccacactgcagatgtgttttaaccaatcagataacctcttgacatgtttataaaaggcctTGCACCCTCTTATCACGCTCTCTTACCTCTCTTACCCAGTTCCAGTGCTCTTCGCTCTGTTCCAGTTCCAGCTCTAGCTCTAGCTCGTACCTCTGTCTATTCTCTTTGCATCTGACTTCAGCAGTCAGAAGTTTTTCAGTTTAATGATGCAGAATTTTTGAGAAATTGATtgaacttctctccagtcaGGAAGTGGCGACCAGCCAcaatgactaactttaagttttatctccatttttgaaattaaccaagcagtttttcatttttggagcCAGTCAATTTTTATAGCTTCCCATGAGTAACCTTTAACGAACTCtagcatctttgatttgagaacaTGTCGGTTAAACTACCAGGAGTGGTGCCTTGTAGGAGATCCAGAACCCATCCAGGCCGACAATATCCCACGGGCCCGTACAGTGAATGAGCAGAAAACGTCCTCGGAAAAACgcaggaaaagctttttccccacacactgctggttaCGCAGAAGTAACTGTCATCATCACGCCTATTCCATGGAGGGTAAAACTGCACGCACACGCAATTCTGGCAGAAAGGTGGTTTATAACTTAACAAATTCTCTAATTCAGAAATTCTGGATTCATAGTccataattttcattttggtaaagttttattaatttcattactttaactttccgttttccttcttcctcctcctcagagCGTTAGAAAATTCCTATAAATCCCAATTTCACACCAACATCTACAACACTCACAATGTGTATATACCATACAGGTGttaaaatgcacattttgtgtgatattaatgagtcaaaataactgtgaataattgtgaaactgcctaatttatcatcatgttaataaacctgtaaaataaacatgaacatattgtaaacgctgtgtttttattgacatttaaacttttattaaacctctattctaacgtcaagaacccactacaaaaacagggaactgtaacaattaattaaaatgaagtgatctaggacacttaaaactcaattctagatggcacctctggcaacgaacatattaaaaattgataattaatatttttgaatattaatcaccctttgttcccctacaaaggggagagatttttgggggtCCATCCAAAAAGTctgcaaaatgatggtccattgttctataaatctgtgataaccacatttatttatttattttaaatggtggCAAAGGTGGTGAAAGgggaaatgggttaaaagttgcatattagagtggccaaaaacggacagaaaaagtggtaaaaagggttcaaagtgtcaatattggccaCGACAAATCAtgattgtggttaaattggcaaaaataagcattaaatatggtgaaaagaggttaaaagtgacaataatgggtcaacttgTGTGACATAAGgggggaaaagtggtggaaagggtttataaaagtgctgaaaaaagtcttgaaagttgaaaaaatgtgcagaaaaggcattgaaatttggtggagaagtggcagaaatgggaataatgtagcaaaaatgcgtTAAAAAGAGCATAAATATGgccagaaaaagtgatgaaaataggttagaaTATGGCAAGCATGGTGTAGTTGtacaaaaagagtaaaaataactaaaaatgggctcaatttGTTCAGGAACaaaatcttagtttcttgaaggtatctggcgaccccctccctgACTCCAAGGATGAGAACCCCCGATCTTGAAATTCAGCAGggtatttaaataaacagcatGCTTTACTACTTGAGATCTAAGCGATACCTGAACACTGAAGCAGCACATTCACCTCACAATAATGTCTCTTTTTCTTAAACACAGGATTATGCAAAGGTCCTGGAGCCTTTCCTAACATCTACCTTCTCCCGTACCATTGCCCATCCCTATTACAATAGTACATCTAGAgctgggtgatatgaaccaaaattcatgtcaatattttttctataaatgCCAATAGACAATATAAATCCTggtatttttaactcaaagtctgaccagaaagacaattctgggttaaatctgctgatgcaaaatgccacacaggctcatttattaaacagctgcacaaaatgtgccactttttctCCTattagggacagcacgtgtgagtgagttctgtagtgtggcttgtttaagggaaggtctggattagaatgcactcagaaatcatctgtgtttttcatgctgttctgagaattagcgaaagcagcgactcctaaaaacaagtattttaatacaaaatacgctataaaataaaaacatattgttataatcaatattctaattttttttaaccagtggttttcaaacttggctcaagtaccccttttttcttaattctgaatccaagtatcccctttgtccaactacaacattttgcttagaaaactatttaaaaacaaatatagagcataatgatggaatgaagaagtgataacacatattaaagaatctcattctgtaaataagtggaaagaaacaggaTTTAATTCAGTGATTCCCAACTATTTTTGGAGCTTCATGCATTTAGTTTTCGATCATGTTTAAGCTCcgatacatacatatatacagtgtatatatatatatatatatatatatatatttttttttactgcatttgagTTGAACTAAtctcacaaagtgaaagtatagaattccagttgtttaacattgtgtgttttgatttttttttttttttaaataaataataaatttctggcgaccccacatagggtccaaaccccaaggttgaaaaacactaatttagtGGCTCGTGAAAAGATTTAttctctatagtttttatcattgccgatcatctcacacctggggtagaaccaagactgacactttttgttaattttccacactCCCTTTCTCTCTAGCACCCCTAGGgggacacatacccccatttgagaaacactgttctatacTGCCAAAATATCTTGAATTTCAATATATTGTCCAGGCCTAAGTACATCTTAAATAAGCTGCAGCTGATTCTTGAAACGCATAAAAAAAGGTATAAAGTGATAAAAGTGTTACGCAGGAGGACATTTATTGAACTGTTCAAACTAATAGTTAAAAGTCTGTAATCAGGCAGCCATGGGGTCAGTTTGAAACAGAAAAGCAGACCAAATATTTCACCATGCTTTATCGAAGAAACACAGGTCTGCAGAACACAAAACCCCACAATTTGAACAGCCTAAGTAAGAGTTGTACACTGtacgtactgtatataaaaataatCACTCTGTATGCATAGGTTATAGGTCAAACTGTATCCTGCTTTTTCTAAAACAACCTGACAAACACATGGTTAGTCACCTTCGCGTCACGTTTAAGGTTCCCATCTAAACCAGTCACATACCAGTACCTGCTCTTTCATCAAACCATCTCTGTCGCTTTAACATGTGGAACAAGCATTTAACTTAGTTGGGAACATAATATAAGCACTCTTGGTGATTATAACGGTCTTCTCTTCACATTGCACTTAATGTTAGCGTCACCAGCagattttaacacaaacacaacaggCCTAAACTGgttagaaatacacacaaatgattaaaaaaaaaagtcagaaaacaaACATAGTAAGAGCTTTAGGTGTACATTTGGGGCGTAAACCGTAACCATtgggtcaaaaaaataaaatgaaaacagaccCTTGACTGTAGGGGCGAGGCTTGTGTTCGTCTACTGCGTGGCTTTGGTGATGAGTCACAGAAATGAGAATAAACATGAGGGTTTTTTGATGGAAGCAGCATTAATAAAGTCACCCTCTAACACAATTACTGTGCTTCTCTATTAGGTTACCTGTGGTCACCTTTAATTAGGCTATCAGTCAGAAAACACTAACAGAGGCCCATCGAAATGCACCGACATGTGATTCTTGTAGTGTATCATCACCATAGGCTGTTTATAGAACTCAGAGGAACCACAGTAACAACAGTAAGGACTGAGGAAGTTACTGAAGAATTAAATTATCATTCCTATGAATAATCCAAAAGCGCTCGTAGTTCGTTCTGCACTCAGTAGTTTTGCTAGCTAGATTAGTTTTTGGTTCTTTATAATTACGGTCatacaacattttaaatgatattCAACAGGAGGCGTAGGGTTTAGCgtttctcattaaaaaaaaaaaaaaaaaaaaaacactaaacaaaccTACTGACGGTAATGCAGCTGGTTTCATTTTGGCTCTGTAACGAACCACaccttcaaaacaaaataaaaacaaataaagggaACTGTGAGGAATGGTTGGAACGACACAGTTCTTTCTCCTTTAGCCCAATGTACGAGTTAATGACTTCCAATGAAGCACGCCAACCCAGACCTGTATTAAAGCAGGTGAGCAGCCTGTAAAATGTCTAAATATAACTTTGTAGGATCATTTCTGCCTTAATAAAACCctcagcaggaaaaacactgAGCATGTATGAAAGCAGGCAAATATCTGTCTAGGAATCAGTCGTAGTGTGCACGTCCAGTTTTCTTCGTCACTTCCTTTATTTTGTCCAACGCGTCAACCAACTGTCCGTTTAAGGCTATTGCAAAAGTCCCTTCAAGTCCAACCCAtgaataagaaagaaaaagaagcagaAGACAGTGGTGTTCCTCTCTGCCATCCCACAGGATCCGTGGCACCGCGTGCTGAGAGGAGAAAATTAAACTGGGAGGGAGACCAGGCCAAACATTCACACACAGTTGAAGACGCCATGCATCAGGAGTTGCTTAGATGTGGTCGGGTACATTAAAGTGGCAGGAGGGCCAGAGGAGGACAAAAGCTACAGTCGGAACAAAAAAGAATTCTAGTAACAACGTTGGCAACACGCCAAGGCTGAATAAGCTGGAAAGGGCAGGCAGCTAGATGTGGCCTCAGGAGGAATGGCTACACAAGCCCATGGTAAGTGACTAATTAAGTAAGGGAGAGAGTACACTGGCTCTAGTATGTGAGGCGCGAGGCCTTCATGTTGTAGCACGGTCGGTCCGTCAGACTCCCAGGACCAGAGAACAGGGACAGACCTTCAGCTTTCTCCAGAACAACCTCCAGCTCTTGGAAGTCCTGCAGTCGGGCCACGTCCTTATCCTggagaggaaaaaacaaagcagtgaCTGAATGTTTACTGTTAGCGAGTAACcaaagaggataaaaaatattaaaaataatctatgacagttccaactctgcagtttGGCAGTAGTTATTGAAGCagagaagagctctcctaagggtcCTTTACTCCCCTTAAAATTGTGAAACTAATGttctgatggctgaagttagcaagtaatCACAGACTTTTGAAGACgaacaaaccctgaggatagaaatCCTTTCGGGTGTGAGTTGTTCAATCAAATGctaaatgtttcactccaatagaaaccAATGGGATGTGTGACATcttcaatcacatgatttcaaagatggcagaacacaggctctaaaacagtAGTCGCATTTTTATAAAGGTTcattaaacaaatatggtgccaaataatgcattttgttaggcatagatcttctaataccgacatttcaaatatttcaggccacatttctaaaaacaatgaagaatatttgatcaggactagaaataaaatgcatctaaacttaataataatggcttggattaatatagcgcttttttcgaggagacttaaagtgtgttacagaaATCCTTATTCATTCaaaccagtcactcacatcagtcatagcagtggtggtaagctacatactgacagaagcgtgaaCTGCCATTTCGCGCCCACGGCCCCTCTCAGCActaccaacattcatgcacaattcatacaggcaatgtgggtaaaatgccttgcccaaggacacaacaattcgaacccccaacccttctgTTATTGGATGATCCACGGTCACCACATTTGCAGTGTTTACACAGCTTTTGTATGATAAGACAAAGCATTCCACCTCTGCTAGCTGTACGTTACTTATCCACTCACACCATGGACACTTAATGGGAATGACGGGTGGATTGACACAAGATCCAAAAGCAAAGCGTTTACCGTACCTTTCTCAGCATGGTGTTTGGCAGCTTGCGGATCTTTTCCACCTGGTCTGCACTGATGTCCAACTCCCGACAGCAGACCCTCAGCAGGGACCGATAGGTGAGCTCCTGGCGGTCCAGCTCCACCTCGATGAAATCGTTCTCTCGTGCATTGGGGTTCTGGATACGCACCTTCAACACCAACTCTACACAAGAGAAACAGAGCAACACTGTTCTATCCACTATTGAAACATGAACAATAACAGGTGTCACACATACAGACATTTTCAAAAGATATTCTATTGAATGCAAGTGAAAAAGTTGCTCCAGTGACAGCATTAGGACATCACTATGTGGTTTCTTGTCTGACAGGCTGGATGCCTTCAGAGATAAGAAACATTGTCATCATACTTGTGTTCCCTTTGGCCCATTTGTTCTAACAGCACATATGATAACATCCATTTACAACAGCTGGTGTCACCAGACTTTAGATACATGCAGAACTTGCTTAACAATCTCAAGGCAATAAATAATACGTTCATGTCCTAACAGCACAAAACCCAGTGTTTTTCACCTACAATCTAGTCACATACCCATTACTCACAGATCAGCAGAACTAAAAGACGAATAGTTCAGAGAGTTGATCATAACCTATTTTTCTTGCTCACTTTTATTAATCAGGACCAACAAGCCACAGTCAGACTTGTCTACAGGAGCTGTTCTTCGCTGttaattaaaatgtgaactCTTTTTTTGCCAGAGACAATTACAGTAAAGAAGGAATGAAAAAGATAATTTACAAATcttatacattataatacatgtgtgatattataataattataagaagaagacagtcatcaacatcccctgcCAGATTGGTTGcaattataactcacaaccttttcctaaatatcctaaatctaagaacgtagatgtatacataagaaaatattgtcacattagaatatgaaattactaACTTGCTTAAACGGTttgtaagaaaagctgtcccctttgaagacacagagtaaagaaaaacagaacaagggcaataagttcaaaaaaaaacttttgcgcacttctcattttcgaactccttCAAGTTCAAGGTATTGaaaccacacaccaaatttggtttgtgtatcttaaacggtttctgagagaagctgtcccctttaactcagagGGACGGACAGACAGGGAGAGTTTATATTGgggattttagatgcagtctgataaaatcagatattcattttctggctgatattggaccaatatccgatatcaatatcgtatCGGGACACCTAATGGTATTGTGCTATTAGTGTGTAAGGGGAGGAGACAATAACAAATTAATAATAGACAAATAAGCATACCTGttaagtatcccgttttggccgggaaacttcCCGTATTTttcccctctttcccgccatcttcccgtattagtattttcccataaatatccagtattttaatgtaataattaaaagatgccttactacactgaacgctgtcactagcctcgcgagaacttccacctgaaatggcctgagtggcagttctcgcgagattagtgctgacagcggcaacaaacccggaaacaactcagaacagagatgatgaatgaagacgttctggtgaaaaaaaactaagaactggtgtaaatatgttgtaaaatgtgacagagtttatcttcataaagagcagcaggatgggacacagttacacgttctgttagattaataactgagattttaacgtctaccacgggggaagaaaccacgtaagtcaccatgaaaaatcagccaatcacaagctccacaaatatacactgctttaaaaaagtgttaaatgatgtaaagtctgtaataaatgtgtctaataagtcattagtgaataccagagaaccacatgagtgagcatgagaaattataagaaaatatgtaataaaataaaatgttaatgtctaatttaaaaacaaacaacgtgaaataaacagtaaatatgtaacgtgttgacttgtatataaactgtaagtatattaaataaacacttgtgcttcatatacacatttatgtttttatttaggctcgtcgtgggcgccagaaaatttcccttattttcaaatccaaaacttgacaggtatgcaaaTACGTGGGGGAAAGGAATATATACAaagatattataataaaattgagagaaaagaggggaaaaaaagcctgaagaaagggggaaaaataatagtttCAAACTGGAGCCCTATGCCCAGGTGAACTGAGGGGAACAGGTCAGAACCCGGTGGACACTGGGGGGTCTGAGGGGGACTCCGGTTTTCTCCATACctccttttcctttttatttttgatcatttatttatccTCTTCCCTCCCTGTCCAGGTATCCCTCTCTGCTCTGGGCTGCCTCCAGACCTAACAGGAGGAGGCGGCTAACCCAGAACCTTACTATTGTCAGTTATTATGTGAAAGGAAAATCGTACAATTATTTGCTCTgtgttgctacaatcttttaaatttggcttggggcaggtaggattttatttattttattgtgtcaAAGGTGAAATGCTCCCAGACCAGGGATGGCCAATCTAGACTAAAAAATGTAtaccgataatttctggtatttatcatggCAAccataaaaattataaataaaaacaataaatagataaaacaattcccaacttaaagaataaacaggttccttacaaacacaaattaatttgaaTACATCATCACTAGAATGTGCTTCAgtaatagcatttacacattaaaaactactacaaTAGCTGCTTCttcatgggctgatattttatagAATATATTCGAGCATGTGAGTCACTCTATTAGTGCAATTACTTTCAATCaaatcattttctaaaaaaaaaaaaagcacatgaaaagcattAATAACTCCCATAGTGTTTTTACCGTTTAATATGAACCATTGATGCtgaatcttgttttattttttatctctgataatgagttacataaagttatggttgatcaataaatcaatggtttcctataattaaaccagatcaaacttgatgatttaattattcattacTGAGAACAGAACCAAGAGCTGCGCTGCCGATAACGgggctccagagaataataatagGTTGTTGATAAAATACTTTGGGGCAATTTTGGGCtatggaacaaggtttttagggacattcttggctaaaATGAGGCCAAATGGCATGTGACCCTTGCTAATTTttgacatgggaatttatcatgGAATGACATATTGTTACCGAtgggaatgtttttgacaatatTATCTCCCGCTAATCACGTCTGTAACATGCATACAGCACTGagcaaagatatatatatatacataaggTGAGATGAGCGACTCCTCATGAAAAACAATGCTCTGCTCTGTCCACAGCTTGAAAAAAATGGTAATGACGTAACCAACATTTGTTGGTGACTAATTCTGTTATCGATTTTTGTCAACATCGACTACTCATTGCACCTTTACCCATAACCAGCTCCAGATAGTTAATCCTAACCCCTGACCATGTCTTTCATTCAACACTTATCCCGGAACTCACCCTGCACATTGACAGGAAAGGTGCTGGTGAAGAAGAAAGGCTGGAATGCTGGCATGGCCCCACCACCCTGACTGTAGCTCAGCTGCTGTGGGATGGACTGCTGCCTGCCGACACTCGGGTTCTGACCCACCTGGGCTTGAACTCCGTTGGCGGCCAAGCCGGGACTCGATGCAGTCAATGGTGGAGAACACACGGTGCCGTTACGAGTCACTGCGTGTGGATATTCAGGATGGTTGACCAGGTGAGGCTCCACTGAAAGGTCCATGTGCACTGAGCAGTTAGCGGCCGTGTGATTGTGGGACGTAGTTGCACAGGGTGATACGCCATTTTGTTCTATCAGGGGAATGAACTCCCCTGTCTTTGCTTGGTTATGACTGACAGAAACATTTGGGGGAGGGGCAGGCGTGTCAGAGACCAGAACGTGGGCATTCTGAGGCTCGTGTGTTGGGGAGAGGGAAGCCGAGTCGCTCTGCGTGTCCTCTGCGTGTTCTGATGAGCCGTTGTGTGCAGAATGCTCAGCGAACAGGACTTCAGACTTGTTGTCCATCTTCGAATACATGAACGGTGGGTTGGACAAATAATGAGGAATAATCGGCAAATCAGGCTCTTTGACTTCAGGCACTTCCTCCACTTCCACTgttaaaaaaatgcagaaaagtaAAGTTGACCTGAATAGTATCACCAAAACAACCTGAAATGTGTAACATAAACTCCAGGAATCTAAAGGatgttaggtgtgtgtgtgtgtgtgtgtgttattacctCCTAGCAGTCGTTTGATCTCTGCTTTAGATGTGAGCTGCGAGGCCAACTCGTCCTTGGCCGTGAGGACGTCTTTATCTGCTCCACAGCTCAGTAAATAGGACACTATGAGCTTATGGTTCCTCTTACAGGCCCAGTGTAGACATGTCCTGTATAATAGATCATTCAAAAGAAGGAAACATCACTTTAATCCATTAAAACCTTCAAGTGGAACACAATGAACATGTTGAATGGATCACATGAGTTTAAATACcagattaaaaatgttttatgtcAGCTATGCTAGCACATGCAAGTAAAAAAGCTTGTTTTGTAAAGCAACTCAGAAGTTAGGTCAAAATTTAGAAAGACACGTCATAGATTAGTGAAGACCTAAGTAAACCTATTGAGGAAGAATGTATAGAAAACAAGCAGTCATGGACCAAAGTATTTGCACGCCTagaatttttccacaaaatacaGCATCTCTCCAAGAAAATGTtgcaattacaaatgtttttggtatatatatatatttcctttatgtgcatttaaaaacaaaaaaccacacaaaaaatctgaaaaaagaacaaaatttacattattttacacaaaatttaaaaa
The Gouania willdenowi chromosome 8, fGouWil2.1, whole genome shotgun sequence genome window above contains:
- the ankrd40 gene encoding ankyrin repeat domain-containing protein 40, translating into MSTTSLDKELQERLREASAIGDIEEVRTLVESGVNVNSQNEINGWTCLHWACKRNHKLIVSYLLSCGADKDVLTAKDELASQLTSKAEIKRLLGVEVEEVPEVKEPDLPIIPHYLSNPPFMYSKMDNKSEVLFAEHSAHNGSSEHAEDTQSDSASLSPTHEPQNAHVLVSDTPAPPPNVSVSHNQAKTGEFIPLIEQNGVSPCATTSHNHTAANCSVHMDLSVEPHLVNHPEYPHAVTRNGTVCSPPLTASSPGLAANGVQAQVGQNPSVGRQQSIPQQLSYSQGGGAMPAFQPFFFTSTFPVNVQELVLKVRIQNPNARENDFIEVELDRQELTYRSLLRVCCRELDISADQVEKIRKLPNTMLRKDKDVARLQDFQELEVVLEKAEGLSLFSGPGSLTDRPCYNMKASRLTY